A single Acidaminococcus sp. DNA region contains:
- a CDS encoding IS3 family transposase, with the protein MTRNRKQYEAIQEVCEENGASVQKCCAILHVSPSAYYSWRKTPLSLNELINKGICCHILRLHIKYPEAGYRMMADKLREECNIDISDKRCYRLFRKLHIHSQIKWRPKGCTHSRVGKNSPRKAENVLNRKFHADMPDQKWVTDVSEFRLNIPGPVSGTYIVKHLYLSAILDLYDHRIVSYAMSDRNDTPLVMETFRKAFKQNPNAHPLVHTDQGFQYTSNEYLEMAEQYNLTRSMSRTGRCLDNAPMEGFWGMLKRERIYMHTYYSIEELEWDIRDYILYYNTKRTQRKLMRMSPMAFHNFYASAV; encoded by the coding sequence TTGACTCGTAATCGTAAGCAGTATGAAGCGATTCAAGAGGTTTGCGAGGAAAATGGGGCTTCCGTGCAAAAGTGTTGTGCTATCCTGCACGTTTCCCCCTCTGCCTACTATAGCTGGCGCAAGACGCCCCTTAGCCTGAATGAGCTCATAAACAAGGGGATCTGCTGCCATATTCTCAGGCTTCATATTAAATATCCTGAAGCGGGATACCGCATGATGGCTGATAAATTAAGGGAAGAATGCAACATCGATATCTCTGATAAACGGTGTTACCGTCTTTTTCGTAAGCTGCATATTCATTCCCAGATTAAATGGAGACCAAAAGGCTGCACCCATAGCCGTGTAGGCAAGAACAGTCCACGCAAAGCAGAGAACGTACTGAACAGGAAATTCCATGCAGACATGCCTGACCAGAAGTGGGTGACAGATGTATCCGAATTCCGGCTTAACATTCCAGGCCCTGTCAGTGGAACTTATATTGTTAAACATCTCTATTTAAGCGCGATTTTAGATCTATATGACCATAGAATTGTATCCTATGCGATGAGTGACCGTAATGATACACCTCTTGTTATGGAGACTTTCAGGAAAGCCTTCAAACAGAATCCCAATGCACATCCATTGGTCCATACAGACCAGGGTTTTCAATATACAAGCAATGAATATCTGGAAATGGCAGAACAGTACAACTTAACAAGAAGTATGTCCAGAACCGGCAGATGCCTTGATAATGCCCCAATGGAAGGGTTCTGGGGAATGTTAAAGCGGGAAAGAATCTATATGCATACATACTACAGTATCGAAGAACTGGAGTGGGATATCCGGGATTACATTCTATATTACAATACAAAGAGAACTCAACGTAAACTGATGAGAATGTCCCCGATGGCGTTCCACAATTTCTATGCCAGTGCTGTTTAA
- a CDS encoding gamma-glutamyl-gamma-aminobutyrate hydrolase family protein has protein sequence MKPIIGITVNYDPRDTVIGVPGLGLPGQDWEFLACDYIYAVEKAGGIPFLIPYCRDKENLTAILEKVDGILISGGHDIDPNRFGARPMPYCGRVVPERDDYDLTIFHYGYEHKLPMLGICRGIQVMNVAMGGTVYQDLGKEAHLIHCYMGDVASKNYRAHETRFAEGSLLHKIFGDAVRTNSFHHQGIHEPGKNVTITAQAEDGAVEGIEIKGGAPFIVGVQWHPEMMFDAPEQPKLFETFVKACKKG, from the coding sequence ATGAAACCCATTATTGGAATTACCGTAAATTACGATCCCCGCGACACCGTTATCGGAGTCCCCGGGCTGGGCCTTCCCGGCCAGGATTGGGAATTTCTTGCCTGCGATTATATTTACGCTGTTGAAAAGGCTGGCGGCATTCCCTTCCTTATTCCCTACTGCAGAGACAAAGAAAACCTGACGGCCATTTTGGAAAAAGTCGATGGAATCCTGATCAGCGGAGGCCACGATATCGACCCCAATCGTTTCGGTGCGCGTCCTATGCCCTACTGCGGCAGAGTAGTGCCTGAACGGGACGACTACGACCTCACGATTTTTCACTACGGTTATGAGCACAAACTGCCTATGCTGGGAATCTGCCGCGGCATCCAGGTCATGAATGTGGCCATGGGAGGAACCGTTTACCAGGATCTGGGTAAGGAAGCCCACTTAATTCACTGCTATATGGGGGATGTAGCTTCCAAGAATTACCGGGCCCATGAGACCCGTTTTGCTGAAGGTTCCCTTCTCCACAAAATTTTCGGCGATGCTGTGCGGACTAACAGTTTCCACCACCAGGGCATCCATGAACCCGGTAAAAATGTGACCATCACAGCACAAGCTGAAGACGGCGCTGTAGAAGGAATCGAAATCAAGGGTGGTGCGCCCTTCATTGTCGGCGTCCAGTGGCATCCCGAAATGATGTTTGACGCGCCGGAACAGCCGAAACTATTCGAGACCTTCGTTAAGGCCTGCAAAAAAGGATAA
- a CDS encoding amino acid carrier protein — protein sequence MKAFLDAILAFTNWGWGIPMLILLVGGGFFLAVRLDLIPYKKLPFILKNTIGKSFRKDPEADGKFSAWQAASGALASTLGAGNIVGTAMAIAFGGPGGVFWLWIAGLAACAVKYTEVTTAMLHRELDKRGNWVGGPQYYLGSATGWKWTGQLYTVLCLFALFLAASAQIGSGVDNLVALGADRTVSAAILTLLCIAVVVGGMKNLLAVSEKVVPFMSVLYVGGALVVILLNIENLPRAFFSIFRYAFTGRAAVGGFAGATLAACIRWGICRGVYSNDAGTGYTTMVHTVASVNHPVQQGMWGVFEAFFDTLVVCNLTCFAILCTDTWTVPGVTSATMTAVAFSSTIGKVGSWIVSIALLLFTFTTACAQIEFSCVSLVKMIGEKGRTYGRWVLLFMTFVGGMVGIETMINYVDFGTALMTIINMVCVLLCHNQVVKVTKEYFADPLKWEHQKWPKWEAMERAFRQEKVSAK from the coding sequence ATGAAAGCGTTTTTAGATGCAATACTTGCCTTTACAAACTGGGGTTGGGGCATTCCCATGCTGATTCTGCTCGTAGGCGGTGGCTTTTTCCTCGCCGTGCGGCTGGACTTGATTCCCTACAAAAAATTGCCTTTTATCTTAAAGAATACGATTGGGAAATCTTTTCGTAAAGATCCGGAAGCGGATGGAAAATTCAGTGCCTGGCAGGCCGCCAGCGGTGCTCTTGCCTCCACGCTGGGGGCCGGAAATATCGTAGGAACGGCCATGGCTATCGCTTTCGGCGGACCGGGCGGCGTATTCTGGCTTTGGATTGCCGGTCTTGCCGCTTGTGCCGTTAAATATACGGAAGTCACAACGGCCATGCTTCATCGCGAACTCGATAAAAGAGGAAATTGGGTCGGCGGACCTCAGTACTATCTGGGCAGTGCCACCGGCTGGAAGTGGACGGGCCAGCTTTATACCGTACTCTGCCTCTTTGCTCTGTTCCTCGCCGCATCCGCTCAGATTGGGTCCGGCGTGGACAATCTCGTAGCTTTAGGCGCCGACCGTACCGTCTCTGCTGCCATCCTTACGCTTCTTTGCATCGCCGTAGTAGTCGGCGGGATGAAGAATCTTCTGGCAGTCAGTGAAAAGGTTGTTCCATTCATGAGTGTGCTCTATGTAGGCGGTGCCCTCGTCGTCATTCTCCTCAATATTGAAAATCTTCCTCGTGCCTTCTTCTCTATTTTCCGCTACGCCTTTACAGGACGGGCAGCCGTAGGAGGATTTGCCGGTGCAACGCTTGCAGCCTGCATCAGATGGGGCATATGCCGCGGTGTCTATTCCAATGATGCCGGTACCGGTTATACCACGATGGTTCACACCGTTGCTTCAGTAAACCATCCCGTTCAACAGGGCATGTGGGGCGTATTTGAGGCCTTCTTTGATACCCTGGTGGTCTGCAACCTTACTTGTTTTGCTATCCTTTGCACCGATACCTGGACAGTTCCCGGCGTTACTTCCGCCACAATGACAGCAGTCGCTTTTTCCTCGACAATAGGAAAAGTCGGGTCCTGGATTGTATCCATTGCCCTGCTGCTCTTCACCTTCACGACAGCCTGCGCCCAGATTGAGTTTTCCTGCGTATCCCTGGTCAAAATGATTGGAGAAAAGGGAAGGACTTACGGACGCTGGGTGCTGCTGTTCATGACATTTGTAGGCGGCATGGTAGGTATCGAAACCATGATCAATTACGTAGATTTCGGAACCGCCCTTATGACAATCATCAATATGGTCTGCGTGCTCCTCTGCCACAACCAGGTTGTAAAGGTGACTAAAGAATATTTTGCAGACCCGTTAAAATGGGAACACCAGAAGTGGCCGAAATGGGAAGCCATGGAACGTGCCTTCCGACAGGAAAAAGTTTCCGCAAAGTGA
- a CDS encoding MerR family DNA-binding protein produces the protein MKIGAFSRSVGVSIDTIRYYVSQGLLVPDVSGAQMSFGEREQRDMKIILRMKRLYFSLHEIHEYLDILRMSNMVEAESIVDIKKILSRKLDELDGKIDGLQSAKAEIAELMGQVVLPSDKGTRTGVPLSALSLLACPKCGGSFALTDASLDQRYIYQGRLRCTCGCEMLIEDGIVKTGNTYKGAYDHPDLQRRIYHDINENLATNLQKCSDYIVSGMKGRAVKGQVVLEGHINGYFFLYTNFKSLDTGCQYVLIDKYPEMLAMYKSNIEQLHLNLDILYIADASNKPPLRKHCVDLLISFTGDNEHSLYFRSPYIADMEPYLSPDAHVLGATLEYEPNALSLKRLRQSYPEGTGDGYCRGMTRKAYERLGFRWEEQPIGDMKVIRKEFAYRNHVDGEKMQINCFHACRAPAFLKKK, from the coding sequence ATGAAAATAGGCGCTTTTTCCCGGTCCGTCGGCGTGAGTATTGACACGATTCGCTATTATGTCTCCCAGGGACTTCTGGTGCCCGACGTCAGTGGTGCCCAGATGTCCTTTGGGGAACGTGAACAAAGGGATATGAAAATCATCCTCAGGATGAAACGTTTATATTTTTCTCTGCATGAAATCCACGAATATCTTGATATTCTGCGGATGAGCAATATGGTGGAGGCAGAGAGTATCGTCGACATCAAAAAGATTCTTTCCCGCAAGCTGGACGAACTGGATGGAAAAATTGACGGGCTGCAGTCTGCCAAGGCTGAAATTGCCGAACTGATGGGGCAAGTGGTCCTGCCGTCAGATAAGGGAACGAGAACAGGTGTACCGCTTTCTGCGCTGTCGCTTCTTGCTTGTCCGAAGTGCGGCGGTTCATTTGCGCTGACGGATGCTTCCCTGGATCAGCGTTATATCTACCAGGGACGGCTGCGCTGCACCTGCGGCTGTGAGATGCTGATTGAAGATGGTATCGTCAAGACAGGAAACACATATAAGGGAGCCTATGATCATCCCGATTTGCAGCGCCGGATCTACCATGACATCAACGAGAATCTTGCGACGAACCTGCAAAAATGTTCCGATTATATTGTCTCGGGCATGAAAGGAAGGGCTGTTAAAGGTCAGGTCGTGCTCGAAGGTCATATCAACGGGTACTTTTTCCTTTATACTAACTTCAAGTCCCTTGACACTGGCTGCCAGTATGTCTTGATAGATAAATATCCGGAGATGCTCGCCATGTACAAGTCAAATATCGAACAACTCCATCTGAACCTTGATATTCTCTATATTGCTGATGCCAGCAATAAGCCACCCCTCAGGAAACACTGCGTCGATCTCCTGATTAGTTTTACAGGTGACAATGAGCACAGCCTCTATTTCCGCTCGCCCTACATTGCAGATATGGAACCTTATTTGAGTCCTGATGCCCATGTGCTGGGTGCCACGCTGGAATATGAACCCAATGCCCTCAGTCTGAAAAGGCTTCGCCAAAGCTATCCCGAAGGAACCGGAGACGGCTACTGCCGTGGAATGACTCGCAAAGCTTACGAGCGTCTGGGATTTCGCTGGGAGGAACAGCCCATCGGGGATATGAAAGTGATCCGCAAGGAGTTCGCCTATCGGAATCATGTAGATGGGGAAAAAATGCAAATTAACTGTTTCCATGCATGCAGGGCGCCCGCTTTTTTGAAAAAGAAATGA
- a CDS encoding acetolactate synthase large subunit has translation MQTSGQLLVKCLENEGVKYVFGIPGEENLEFVEALAKSDKIKLVVVRHEQGAAFMAEIYGRLTGHAGVCMATLGPGATNLVTGVADAHLDGAPVVAITGQVNSSLMHLTSHQYIDLEKIFESITWKTKMVIQPDTINEICRLSFKYAEGAVGRRGATHIDLPVDVAKMEVSDSEKPLKREEFRKEDPREEDVVKAANLINQAKRPLILIGNDANYYRNKSIVSEFVNTLKIPAVSTMMAKGVVPCDSPYSMMTIGIPDRDYVNLLFDEADIVIAIGYDITEVNPKKWNPKRNHKIVHINKWTADVNKYYQCDVQVRGNSWNTLQEILKYTQPKEEPEWAFKIKQEYMNSIESACRDDAFPMKPQRILTDIRKALDGRNDILISDVGAHKIWIGRQYECYEPNTCLISNGFASMGIGVPGAVAAKLVYPERRVLTVTGDGGFMMNSQELETAVRLKQNFVVIIFEDCHYGLIRWKEDAQYGEEAGVSFSNPDFVKLAEAMHCKGVRINNAGELIPAIQKGFTENVPVIIDVPVDYSENMRLTESLKNLPK, from the coding sequence ATGCAGACATCTGGACAGTTACTCGTAAAATGTTTGGAAAACGAAGGCGTTAAATATGTGTTTGGCATCCCGGGGGAAGAAAACCTGGAATTTGTCGAAGCACTTGCAAAATCGGATAAAATTAAGCTTGTTGTGGTGAGACACGAACAAGGGGCTGCATTTATGGCAGAAATCTATGGACGACTCACCGGTCACGCCGGTGTGTGCATGGCAACACTCGGCCCCGGCGCGACGAATCTCGTTACCGGTGTTGCTGATGCACATTTGGATGGAGCTCCTGTTGTAGCGATTACGGGACAGGTAAACTCATCCTTGATGCATCTGACTAGTCATCAGTATATTGATCTTGAAAAAATCTTTGAATCCATCACGTGGAAAACCAAAATGGTTATTCAACCGGATACCATCAATGAAATCTGCAGACTTTCTTTCAAATATGCAGAAGGTGCCGTTGGCCGCAGGGGAGCTACGCATATTGACCTGCCGGTAGATGTGGCGAAGATGGAAGTCAGCGACAGTGAAAAACCGCTGAAAAGAGAGGAATTCCGCAAAGAAGATCCTCGCGAAGAAGATGTAGTAAAGGCAGCCAATTTAATCAATCAGGCTAAGAGGCCTTTGATTCTTATCGGTAATGATGCAAATTATTACCGTAATAAAAGCATTGTATCTGAATTCGTGAATACATTAAAAATTCCGGCGGTCAGCACGATGATGGCCAAAGGGGTTGTTCCATGCGACTCTCCTTACTCCATGATGACAATCGGTATTCCAGACAGAGACTACGTGAACCTGCTTTTTGATGAGGCCGATATCGTGATTGCCATCGGATATGATATTACGGAAGTGAATCCGAAAAAATGGAACCCAAAGAGAAATCACAAGATTGTGCATATCAATAAGTGGACCGCAGATGTCAACAAGTACTACCAGTGTGATGTGCAGGTAAGAGGCAACAGCTGGAATACTCTCCAGGAGATTTTAAAATATACTCAGCCGAAGGAAGAACCGGAGTGGGCGTTTAAAATTAAACAGGAGTATATGAATTCTATCGAGAGCGCCTGCAGGGATGACGCATTTCCGATGAAACCGCAGAGGATTCTTACTGATATCCGGAAAGCCCTCGACGGAAGAAATGATATTTTGATTTCTGATGTCGGTGCCCATAAAATTTGGATTGGCAGGCAATACGAATGCTATGAGCCGAATACCTGTCTCATTTCTAATGGGTTTGCCAGCATGGGAATCGGTGTTCCCGGTGCCGTAGCTGCGAAACTGGTTTATCCGGAAAGACGGGTTCTCACTGTGACCGGCGACGGCGGTTTCATGATGAACTCGCAGGAGCTGGAGACAGCAGTGCGGCTGAAGCAGAATTTTGTGGTAATTATTTTTGAAGACTGCCACTATGGACTGATCCGGTGGAAAGAGGATGCCCAGTACGGGGAGGAAGCCGGTGTCAGTTTCTCTAATCCGGATTTTGTCAAACTGGCAGAAGCCATGCATTGTAAAGGTGTCAGAATTAATAATGCCGGTGAATTGATTCCGGCGATTCAAAAAGGATTTACGGAGAATGTGCCGGTCATCATTGATGTGCCTGTAGATTATTCCGAGAATATGCGGCTTACTGAATCCCTGAAAAATCTGCCTAAATGA
- a CDS encoding LysR family transcriptional regulator, protein MRDSDWKILDELYKTKNITRAANRLFMTQPSLTKRLKQMEEEFQVTIVERTSKGVAFTPEGELLASKAREYLNFMAGLRRDLSTMTGSEKTIIMLGASYTFSRNELPEIIMNYTQKEPNVKFDLHIEQSNLLFRKVCDGELDAAFIRGDYEGDAEKKLVGQYRAYLITKNFVTLDELPAMHRIDYQTNDKTIEILKNWWKEQFGTDVSEETNIGYSDVALKIIGRSTDYFTLVFLPDNYRLPYELTVMPLVHKDGTPVLRNSWFVYRKRKNKLPALRRFIKYIDTTIAVKM, encoded by the coding sequence ATGAGAGATTCAGACTGGAAAATTTTAGATGAACTGTATAAAACAAAAAATATTACCAGGGCAGCAAATCGTCTTTTTATGACTCAGCCGTCTCTGACAAAGCGTCTGAAGCAGATGGAAGAGGAATTTCAGGTAACAATTGTGGAGAGAACCTCGAAAGGAGTTGCTTTTACACCGGAAGGAGAACTGCTGGCGTCTAAAGCGAGGGAATACTTGAATTTTATGGCTGGCCTGCGCCGCGACTTGAGTACCATGACAGGCAGTGAAAAGACAATCATAATGCTCGGGGCCTCCTACACCTTCAGCAGAAATGAACTGCCTGAGATTATCATGAATTACACACAGAAGGAGCCGAATGTAAAATTTGATCTGCACATAGAACAAAGTAATCTGCTCTTTAGAAAAGTATGTGATGGGGAACTTGATGCAGCTTTCATTCGTGGTGATTATGAAGGAGATGCGGAAAAGAAATTGGTTGGACAATATCGTGCCTATCTGATTACGAAGAACTTCGTTACCTTGGATGAACTGCCGGCCATGCATCGGATTGATTATCAGACAAATGATAAGACTATTGAAATTTTAAAGAACTGGTGGAAAGAGCAATTCGGCACTGACGTCTCTGAAGAGACGAATATTGGCTACAGTGATGTCGCATTGAAGATTATTGGGCGCAGTACCGACTATTTCACTCTCGTTTTTCTGCCGGATAATTACCGCCTTCCTTACGAATTGACTGTCATGCCTCTTGTGCATAAGGACGGTACTCCGGTATTACGAAATAGTTGGTTTGTATATCGTAAACGAAAGAATAAGCTGCCTGCTCTTCGAAGGTTTATTAAATATATCGACACAACTATTGCTGTGAAGATGTGA
- a CDS encoding AraC family transcriptional regulator has protein sequence MDQKLLKESIQKLGDDFPNLPWNFRPDPSGGRNAAISQWLGEEKEEVMACLFKGKKIHEEFHRQDFFFINFAYQGDYQALSARFDNEITLKEGDCYIGQPYNGYALRGCSDDDIIIAGILIRKDVFFSEYLAPLTSEPEMLHFFLEPRIDRFSDEFIRLRIGWDDAIWDLLDMMIVEYAHKQEDTQKVMKALAFSMLMLLARKYSSTECKRSEGSLLDRILYYMERHLDSVTLSDLSSEFGYHPNYISSVLHKKSGSTFSQMLLKLRMQRAVLMMKHTELPIEQIADIVGYHNPSNFYKAFRTFYGVSPRNYLERV, from the coding sequence ATGGATCAGAAATTATTGAAAGAGTCCATTCAAAAATTAGGGGATGACTTTCCCAATTTGCCATGGAATTTCAGACCGGATCCTTCCGGCGGCCGTAATGCAGCCATATCCCAGTGGCTTGGAGAGGAAAAAGAAGAAGTGATGGCCTGTCTGTTCAAAGGCAAAAAAATCCATGAAGAATTTCACCGCCAGGATTTTTTCTTTATCAATTTTGCTTATCAGGGAGACTATCAGGCCTTGAGTGCCCGGTTTGACAACGAAATCACACTCAAGGAGGGCGATTGTTATATCGGACAGCCTTATAACGGCTACGCGCTCCGTGGCTGCAGCGACGACGATATTATCATTGCCGGTATTTTGATTCGCAAGGATGTCTTTTTCAGTGAATATCTTGCACCGCTTACGTCGGAACCGGAGATGCTGCATTTTTTCCTGGAACCTCGTATAGACCGGTTTTCGGATGAATTTATTCGTCTGCGTATCGGCTGGGACGATGCCATCTGGGATCTGCTCGATATGATGATTGTGGAATATGCGCACAAACAGGAAGATACGCAAAAAGTGATGAAGGCACTCGCTTTCTCCATGCTGATGCTGCTGGCAAGGAAATACAGCAGTACAGAATGCAAACGTTCTGAAGGATCACTTCTCGACAGGATTCTGTATTATATGGAACGCCATCTCGATTCTGTGACCTTGTCCGATTTGTCTTCCGAATTCGGCTACCACCCAAATTACATTTCCAGTGTGCTTCACAAAAAATCGGGCAGTACTTTTTCTCAGATGCTCCTGAAACTCCGGATGCAGCGGGCGGTGCTGATGATGAAACACACAGAGCTTCCGATTGAGCAAATTGCCGATATCGTCGGCTATCACAATCCTTCGAATTTCTATAAAGCGTTCCGCACATTTTACGGCGTCTCGCCGAGGAACTATTTGGAAAGAGTGTGA
- a CDS encoding alpha/beta hydrolase: MKKIKLFKKVAAGFGAAMILAAVGMSGTAKAAQSEADWFAPLPTVTPAPQHADHGADNFYKSTQVTETPVTFKNQFNMDVAGNLYIPKSYKKGQKLPAIIVGHPMGAVKEQSGTLYAQKMAEHGFITLAIDTPFWGSSAGEPRNSVLPDLYSEAWMAAVDYLGTRDFVDRDNIGGIGICGSGSFLISAAKIDPRIKAVATVSMYNMGAANRNGLNHSQTLAQREAYIADAAQRRYEEFQGAPHKLMGGTTHTLQGADEVQQEFYDFYRTTRGAAHGKGQDMNTTTHPTYTSNVKFMNFYPFEDIETISPRPMLFITGDHAHSKEFSEDAYRRAKEPKELYYVKGAGHVDLYDKTELIPFDKLNDFFSKNLHKTN; encoded by the coding sequence ATGAAAAAAATAAAGCTATTTAAAAAGGTGGCAGCAGGGTTTGGTGCCGCTATGATTCTGGCAGCAGTCGGTATGAGCGGGACGGCGAAGGCCGCACAGTCCGAAGCGGATTGGTTTGCTCCCCTGCCAACTGTTACGCCGGCTCCTCAGCATGCTGACCACGGCGCCGACAATTTCTATAAGAGTACACAAGTGACAGAGACGCCTGTTACGTTCAAGAATCAGTTCAACATGGATGTCGCAGGGAACCTCTACATTCCGAAGTCCTACAAGAAGGGACAGAAGCTGCCCGCTATCATCGTGGGACACCCGATGGGCGCTGTAAAAGAGCAGAGCGGCACGCTGTATGCACAGAAAATGGCAGAGCACGGGTTTATCACACTGGCCATTGATACTCCGTTCTGGGGCTCCAGTGCCGGCGAACCTCGCAACAGTGTGCTGCCGGACCTCTATTCCGAAGCCTGGATGGCGGCTGTCGACTATCTCGGTACGCGGGACTTTGTGGATCGTGATAATATCGGAGGTATCGGGATTTGTGGCAGTGGTTCCTTCCTTATCAGCGCAGCTAAGATTGATCCGCGCATCAAGGCCGTTGCCACGGTATCGATGTACAACATGGGTGCTGCCAACCGCAATGGTTTGAATCATTCTCAAACGCTGGCTCAGCGGGAAGCCTATATTGCTGACGCCGCCCAGAGACGTTACGAAGAATTCCAGGGAGCACCGCATAAGCTCATGGGTGGTACGACCCATACCCTTCAAGGAGCCGATGAAGTGCAGCAGGAATTCTACGATTTTTACCGTACTACCCGCGGTGCTGCTCATGGTAAGGGACAGGATATGAATACGACGACCCATCCGACCTATACAAGCAACGTGAAATTTATGAATTTCTATCCTTTTGAAGATATAGAAACCATTTCTCCGCGCCCCATGCTCTTTATCACAGGCGACCATGCTCACTCCAAGGAATTCAGTGAAGATGCTTATCGCCGCGCTAAGGAGCCGAAAGAACTCTATTACGTAAAGGGTGCCGGCCACGTAGATCTCTATGATAAGACCGAACTGATTCCGTTTGATAAGCTAAATGATTTCTTCAGCAAAAATTTACATAAAACTAATTGA
- a CDS encoding alpha/beta fold hydrolase has product MGKKKSLRVMMAVLSAAVLMAGAPNMPAASAKAAAPVVSESSSQTADKVLAQRYAYTVTEHPTFNAGKYIYGELYRPARSGKIPLIIFSHELAASHETGVDYAKELASRGAAVYIFDYCGGGDHSRSDGKTTDMSVMTEVSDLESVLKTAEKWDFVDKDHIVLLGGSQGGAVASIVASRHADELQSMILLYPAFVITDDLHKTYASLDDVEDVINYRGWITVGKRYVADMWNFDVYKDMGKFKKPVLLIHGDKDQAVPLEYSKKAAAVYPKGKLHIIHGTDHMFPERSSLNEAMHEIVTFLKEQDVLPGETK; this is encoded by the coding sequence ATGGGAAAAAAGAAATCGTTGCGAGTGATGATGGCTGTTTTGTCAGCTGCAGTTTTGATGGCAGGAGCTCCGAATATGCCTGCTGCTTCTGCAAAGGCAGCAGCACCAGTGGTATCGGAATCCTCTTCTCAGACTGCCGACAAAGTACTTGCACAGCGTTATGCATACACGGTTACGGAACACCCGACCTTTAATGCCGGAAAATATATTTATGGAGAGCTTTATCGTCCGGCACGCAGCGGGAAAATCCCTCTCATTATTTTTTCCCATGAGCTTGCCGCCAGCCATGAAACAGGTGTTGATTATGCCAAAGAACTTGCTTCGCGGGGAGCTGCCGTTTATATTTTCGACTATTGCGGAGGCGGCGATCACAGCCGTAGTGATGGGAAGACTACGGACATGTCCGTGATGACGGAGGTTTCCGATTTGGAATCCGTATTGAAGACCGCCGAAAAGTGGGATTTTGTGGATAAGGACCATATCGTTCTCTTGGGAGGCAGCCAGGGAGGCGCAGTAGCTTCCATTGTGGCCAGCCGCCATGCTGACGAGCTGCAGTCAATGATTCTGCTGTATCCAGCTTTTGTCATTACCGATGACCTGCACAAGACGTACGCTTCCCTGGATGATGTAGAAGATGTCATTAATTATCGCGGATGGATTACGGTTGGGAAAAGATATGTGGCCGATATGTGGAATTTCGACGTCTATAAAGATATGGGCAAGTTCAAAAAGCCGGTACTCTTGATTCATGGCGATAAGGATCAAGCAGTACCGCTGGAATATTCCAAGAAGGCAGCAGCGGTTTATCCGAAGGGAAAGCTTCATATCATCCATGGTACAGACCATATGTTCCCGGAACGGAGCAGCCTGAATGAAGCTATGCACGAAATCGTAACTTTTCTGAAAGAACAGGACGTTCTTCCCGGTGAAACGAAATAA
- a CDS encoding flavodoxin family protein, which produces MKILILNGSPHPNGNTKALVDAFKEGAISKGHEVKEADVAKMNIHGCLGCEYCHTRGHGKCVQNDDMQKIYPLLQEADVLVLASPIYYHGFSGQLKCTIDRFYAIGAPGELKLRKIAMLLSSGADDVYEGAIYSFNEDFVGYLGLQNTGIVTAYGFKNKSKEKLQEAKMLGASF; this is translated from the coding sequence CGAATGGAAATACAAAAGCCTTGGTTGATGCTTTTAAGGAAGGTGCAATTTCCAAAGGGCACGAAGTAAAAGAAGCTGACGTTGCCAAAATGAATATTCATGGCTGCCTTGGCTGTGAATACTGCCATACCCGTGGCCATGGAAAATGCGTGCAAAATGACGATATGCAGAAGATCTATCCCCTGCTTCAGGAAGCAGATGTTCTCGTCCTTGCTTCGCCCATCTACTACCATGGATTCAGTGGTCAGCTAAAATGTACGATTGACCGTTTCTATGCCATAGGAGCACCTGGGGAACTGAAGCTTCGTAAGATTGCGATGCTGCTGAGTTCCGGAGCTGATGATGTTTATGAAGGAGCGATTTACTCCTTCAATGAAGATTTTGTCGGCTACCTCGGTCTTCAAAATACCGGCATCGTTACGGCGTACGGGTTTAAGAACAAATCAAAAGAAAAACTTCAGGAAGCAAAAATGCTGGGAGCGTCATTTTGA